The following proteins are encoded in a genomic region of Amphiura filiformis chromosome 18, Afil_fr2py, whole genome shotgun sequence:
- the LOC140138669 gene encoding uncharacterized protein has product MMIILLIVTLAIASIAPTATIAQNPCANHRCQNGGQCVAYPGSLFQYECSCAPCNYGRFCERRIDQCLNHKCRNGAICQRVQNSCTDYMCVCNGCFEGEFCRYTIPDPCTNRPCVNGGQCSRVQGCCHAYECSCPPGFEGANCEIERISCVGGCQNGGTCASEECCTCNCPRGYVGSRCEQDCSLGQLEDSQVQELQTNLDNLIADMGGQLDVTRLAEEEFYSRTLVTFTEPQEQDILNSCVGAGIFRPISEFEQTSRKRRNSHMSRVCPVDEPRPANLVAVQGNTDRQIAQVARMADQVQTSVFNEECMRSRLECGGYGCSCTKVSRTVTALVMVIPMTAAEYNVTLESVEIYSCTALDGDD; this is encoded by the exons ATGATGATAATACTATTAATTGTGACGCTTGCAATTGCGTCAATCGCTCCTACAGCTACAATCG CTCAAAATCCATGCGCCAATCATAGGTGTCAGAACGGTGGCCAGTGTGTGGCTTACCCCGGATCATTGTTTCAGTATGAGTGTTCATGTGCACCGTGTAACTATGGAAGATTCTGTGAACGCC GGATTGATCAATGCCTGAACCATAAATGTAGAAATGGCGCTATCTGCCAACGGGTGCAAAATAGTTGCACTGATTATATGTGTGTCTGCAATGGATGTTTTGAAGGCGAATTTTGCCGTTACA CTATTCCAGACCCGTGCACCAACCGTCCATGTGTAAACGGAGGTCAATGTTCACGTGTTCAAGGATGTTGTCATGCTTATGAATGTTCTTGCCCACCTGGATTTGAAGGCGCCAACTGTGAAATCG AAAGAATAAGCTGCGTAGGCGGGTGTCAAAATGGCGGAACATGTGCTTCCGAAGAATGTTGCACATGTAATTGCCCACGAGGATATGTCGGTAGCCGCTGTGAACAAG ACTGTTCGCTAGGACAGTTGGAGGATTCACAG GTCCAGGAGCTACAAACAAACCTTGATAATTTGATTGCTGACATGGGAGGTCAACTCGACGTAACGCGCTTAGCTGAAGAGGAGTTTTACAGTCGAACTTTGGTCACTTTTACTGAACCCCAGGAGCAAGATATTTTAAACAG ttgcgTCGGTGCGGGTATCTTTCGGCCAATAAGTGAGTTTGAGCAGACTAGTCGCAAAAGACGGAATAGCCATATGTCCAGGGTATGTCCAGTTGACGAACCTAGACCTGCTAATTTAGTGGCGGTACAAGGCAACACTGACCGCCAGATTGCGCAAGTTGCCAGG ATGGCCGACCAAGTCCAAACTAGTGTGTTCAACGAGGAATGCATGCGCTCTAGGCTTGAATGCGGAGGATATGGATGTTCCTGTACTAAGGTATCTCGTACGGTTACAGCCTTAGTGATGGTTATCCCGATGACTGCCGCAGAGTACAATGTGACACTCGAGAGTGTTGAGATATACAGTTGTACTGCTTTGGATGGGGATGATTGA